A region of Terriglobales bacterium DNA encodes the following proteins:
- a CDS encoding sodium:solute symporter encodes MALRPLDLLIVALYLAGITAFGIRFRKPGRSLRDYFLADRNVPWWAISLSIVATETSTLTIISIPGLAFDTNLGFLQVALGYCVGRVVITFVLLPLYFRGELFTAYQLIEHRFGSGLRSLTAGMFLLLRAAADGVRVWAVSMVVMLAIGAGDVASVALITVLTLIYTLEGGLAAVIWTDVVQLFIYLAGTLVGLFLILAAVPGGWPAIVELGSVHGKWQALDFSWTFATPYTFWAGLMGGAFLTTASHGTDQLMVQRLLAARGLRESRLALLSSGVVIFLQFALFLLIGVALFAFYRLVEPSARFAKSDLVFPAFIVQHMPPGVTGLLIAAILAAAMSTLSSSLSSLASTTVVDFLLRRRPEADEPRRLRLSRRITFVWAIVLFVVALLSRRSGRVVEVGLAIASVAYGALLGVFLLGALTRAANSRGASIGMAAGLAVNLYAWVATSLPWTWYVPLGTLVTFAVGYLASARLAGTGQAHA; translated from the coding sequence ATGGCGCTGCGCCCCCTGGACCTGCTGATCGTCGCGCTGTACCTGGCCGGCATCACCGCCTTCGGGATCCGCTTTCGCAAGCCAGGCCGTAGCTTGCGCGACTACTTCCTCGCGGACCGCAACGTGCCCTGGTGGGCTATCTCGCTCTCCATCGTCGCAACCGAGACCAGCACTCTCACCATCATCAGCATTCCCGGCCTCGCCTTCGACACCAATCTCGGCTTCCTGCAGGTCGCCCTGGGCTACTGCGTGGGCCGTGTGGTCATCACTTTTGTCCTGCTGCCGTTGTATTTCCGCGGCGAACTGTTCACCGCCTACCAGCTCATCGAACATCGTTTCGGCTCCGGTCTCCGCAGCCTGACCGCCGGCATGTTCCTGCTGCTGCGCGCGGCGGCCGACGGCGTCCGCGTCTGGGCCGTTTCCATGGTGGTGATGCTCGCCATCGGTGCCGGCGACGTGGCCTCCGTCGCGCTGATTACCGTCCTGACGCTCATCTATACCCTGGAAGGCGGATTGGCCGCCGTCATCTGGACTGATGTGGTTCAACTTTTCATCTATCTCGCTGGCACGCTCGTCGGCCTGTTTTTGATTCTTGCCGCCGTGCCCGGAGGATGGCCTGCCATCGTCGAACTCGGCTCTGTCCACGGCAAGTGGCAGGCGTTGGATTTCTCCTGGACCTTCGCGACACCCTATACGTTTTGGGCGGGCCTGATGGGCGGCGCCTTTCTCACTACCGCCAGCCACGGCACCGACCAGCTCATGGTGCAGCGGCTGCTGGCGGCTCGCGGATTGCGGGAATCGCGCCTGGCGCTGCTTTCGAGCGGCGTCGTCATCTTCCTGCAGTTCGCTCTTTTCCTGCTGATCGGCGTCGCCTTGTTCGCCTTCTACCGCCTGGTTGAACCTTCTGCCCGTTTCGCCAAGTCGGACCTCGTCTTCCCGGCCTTCATCGTCCAGCACATGCCTCCGGGTGTCACCGGATTGCTCATCGCAGCAATACTGGCGGCCGCCATGTCTACCCTGAGTTCCTCGCTGAGTTCCTTGGCTTCGACCACGGTCGTGGACTTCCTGCTGCGCCGCCGTCCCGAGGCCGACGAGCCGCGCCGCCTGCGCCTCTCGCGCCGCATCACGTTCGTGTGGGCGATCGTGCTGTTCGTCGTGGCCCTGCTCTCACGGCGCAGCGGGCGCGTCGTCGAGGTCGGCCTCGCCATCGCTTCTGTGGCCTACGGCGCGCTGCTCGGAGTCTTCCTCCTGGGAGCGCTCACGCGCGCCGCAAACAGCCGTGGCGCTTCTATCGGGATGGCTGCGGGGCTGGCGGTCAACCTTTACGCGTGGGTAGCCACCTCGCTTCCCTGGACCTGGTACGTGCCGCTGGGGACCCTTGTGACTTTTGCCGTCGGCTACCTCGCCAGCGCTCGGCTGGCCGGGACTGGACAGGCCCATGCCTGA
- a CDS encoding amino acid permease: protein MPDAGAARAHLARDLSIRHAAALVVGIIIGSGIFLVPKEMMQAVGSVEIVLLAWLTGGVLSFFGAVTYAELGAMRPSAGGEYVYIRDAYGPLLGFLYAWATFTISKPASIATVSSGFVRVLGNFPALHFLSHELLSVPIFSERMVITWGHFLAVTVIILLTALNWIGVRRAGEFQVVFTILKVAMIVGIAAVCFTLTGGQWENFSSHYPEAKGGIAGFMIALIAALWAYDGWNNLPMVASEIRQPERTIPLALIAGIFAVAFLYILMYAAVQYVMPAEAVAAAERPASLATQMVAGPFGAGLVTAGMALSMFVTMNGQILAGARIPFAAAQDGYFFPRLATVHPRYHTPTMALLFQSGLTILLILVGGSFQQLFSLAIFAEWIFYMIAAGSIFVFRRREPDAPRAYRAWGYPIVPGLFIAASAVLLYYSFTENLRNSMWGSLVILAGVPVFYFFARKPGR, encoded by the coding sequence ATGCCTGACGCCGGCGCAGCCCGCGCTCATCTCGCTCGCGATTTGAGCATCCGCCATGCTGCCGCTCTGGTGGTGGGCATCATCATCGGCAGCGGAATCTTCCTTGTCCCGAAGGAAATGATGCAGGCCGTCGGCTCGGTCGAGATCGTGCTTCTGGCCTGGCTGACGGGCGGCGTGCTCTCGTTCTTCGGCGCCGTCACCTATGCCGAGCTGGGCGCCATGAGGCCCAGCGCTGGAGGTGAGTACGTCTACATCCGCGACGCCTACGGCCCCCTGCTCGGATTTCTTTATGCCTGGGCCACCTTCACCATCAGTAAGCCCGCTTCCATCGCCACCGTGAGTAGCGGCTTCGTACGTGTGCTCGGCAATTTCCCCGCCCTGCATTTCCTGAGCCATGAGCTGCTGAGTGTGCCCATCTTCTCCGAGCGCATGGTCATCACCTGGGGCCATTTTCTGGCGGTCACGGTGATCATCCTGCTCACGGCGCTGAACTGGATTGGCGTGCGCCGTGCGGGCGAGTTCCAGGTGGTGTTCACAATCCTGAAAGTCGCCATGATCGTGGGCATTGCCGCGGTCTGCTTCACCTTGACTGGCGGCCAATGGGAAAACTTTTCCAGCCACTACCCGGAGGCCAAGGGTGGCATCGCGGGCTTCATGATCGCCCTGATTGCGGCACTCTGGGCCTATGACGGCTGGAACAATCTTCCTATGGTGGCCTCGGAGATTCGCCAGCCTGAGCGCACCATTCCCCTCGCCCTGATTGCGGGCATCTTCGCTGTGGCCTTCCTCTACATCCTGATGTATGCGGCGGTCCAGTACGTCATGCCTGCGGAAGCCGTGGCGGCCGCCGAACGCCCTGCTTCCCTGGCCACCCAGATGGTGGCTGGCCCTTTCGGCGCCGGACTGGTCACCGCCGGCATGGCGCTCTCCATGTTCGTCACCATGAACGGACAGATCCTGGCCGGCGCACGCATCCCGTTTGCTGCCGCCCAGGACGGGTACTTCTTCCCCCGCCTGGCGACCGTTCATCCCCGCTACCACACTCCGACCATGGCGCTCTTGTTCCAGTCGGGCCTGACGATTCTGCTGATCCTGGTCGGCGGCAGCTTCCAGCAGTTGTTCTCGCTGGCTATCTTCGCGGAGTGGATTTTCTACATGATCGCCGCCGGCAGCATCTTCGTCTTCCGCCGTCGTGAACCCGATGCGCCGCGCGCCTACCGCGCCTGGGGATACCCGATTGTGCCCGGCCTCTTCATCGCCGCCTCAGCCGTCCTGCTTTATTACTCGTTCACCGAGAATCTGCGGAATTCGATGTGGGGATCGCTCGTAATCCTCGCGGGTGTGCCCGTGTTCTACTTCTTCGCCAGGAAGCCAGGAAGGTGA
- the glgA gene encoding glycogen synthase GlgA has product MHITFAASECVPFSKTGGLADVVGALPSALAALDHQVTVFLPRYRQTKLSDARTAIRSLTIPFDDRYRFCSVLDGGTRAGVRFYFIEYPPFFDRDQLYGTPSGDYPDNAERFALFSRAVLEASKILGIPDAFHCHDWQSSLIPILLRTVYAEDPVFHNVPIVFTIHNMGYQGLFPPDTLPLLMLPWDLFTISKLEFYGRVNFLKGALVFSDFITTVSKKYSQEIQTAEYGFGLEGVLRGRAASVTGILNGVDYAEWSPENDKFTVAKYSPEDLSGKKECKKDLLATFGVPDTARDLPVIGIVSRFAAQKGFDLIAQVADRLVREELIIVALGTGDAEYEELFRNLNRQYPQKFAVKVAYDNAVAHKIEAGADMFLMPSRYEPCGLNQIYSLKYGTVPIVRATGGLDDTIEPWDARTRKGTGFKFSEYSGEALLATIRTALAAYQDREGWQVLMRNGMSKDFSWLASAKEYVRVYERARQARPATAA; this is encoded by the coding sequence ATGCACATCACGTTCGCTGCCTCGGAGTGCGTACCGTTCTCGAAGACTGGAGGCCTGGCGGACGTCGTGGGAGCCCTGCCTTCCGCGCTGGCTGCCCTCGACCACCAGGTCACCGTCTTCCTCCCGCGCTACCGGCAGACGAAGCTCAGCGATGCCAGGACGGCGATCCGCAGCCTGACCATCCCGTTCGACGACCGTTACCGCTTCTGCTCGGTGCTCGACGGCGGCACACGAGCCGGCGTCCGATTCTACTTCATCGAGTATCCGCCCTTCTTCGACCGGGACCAGTTGTACGGCACGCCGAGCGGCGATTACCCGGACAACGCCGAGCGCTTCGCGCTGTTCAGCCGTGCGGTGCTGGAAGCCTCGAAAATCCTGGGCATCCCCGATGCGTTCCATTGCCATGACTGGCAGTCGTCGCTGATTCCCATCCTCCTGCGCACGGTGTACGCCGAGGATCCGGTGTTCCACAACGTCCCGATCGTGTTCACCATCCACAACATGGGATACCAGGGCCTGTTCCCTCCCGACACGCTGCCGCTGCTCATGCTGCCCTGGGACCTGTTCACGATCTCGAAGCTGGAGTTCTACGGAAGGGTGAACTTCCTGAAAGGCGCCCTGGTGTTTTCCGATTTCATCACCACGGTGAGCAAGAAGTACAGCCAGGAGATCCAGACGGCGGAGTACGGCTTCGGCCTGGAGGGCGTACTGCGCGGGCGCGCGGCGTCGGTCACCGGCATCCTGAACGGCGTGGATTACGCCGAGTGGAGTCCGGAGAACGACAAGTTCACTGTGGCCAAGTACTCTCCGGAGGACTTGAGCGGCAAGAAGGAGTGCAAAAAGGACCTGCTGGCGACCTTCGGCGTGCCGGACACGGCGCGGGACCTGCCCGTCATCGGCATCGTTTCGCGCTTCGCGGCGCAGAAAGGCTTTGACCTGATCGCGCAGGTGGCCGACCGCCTGGTCCGCGAGGAGCTGATCATCGTGGCGCTGGGCACCGGAGACGCCGAGTACGAGGAACTGTTCCGCAACCTGAACCGGCAATATCCGCAGAAGTTCGCGGTCAAGGTGGCGTACGACAACGCGGTGGCGCACAAGATCGAGGCGGGCGCGGACATGTTTCTGATGCCTTCCCGGTACGAACCCTGCGGGCTGAACCAGATCTACAGCCTCAAGTACGGCACCGTCCCAATCGTGCGGGCGACCGGCGGCCTGGACGACACCATCGAGCCGTGGGACGCGCGCACGCGGAAAGGGACAGGGTTCAAGTTCAGCGAGTACAGCGGTGAAGCTCTGCTGGCCACCATCCGCACGGCGCTCGCCGCCTACCAAGACCGCGAAGGATGGCAGGTGCTCATGCGCAACGGCATGAGCAAGGACTTTTCCTGGCTGGCTTCAGCGAAGGAGTACGTGCGCGTGTATGAACGCGCACGGCAGGCCCGGCCGGCGACCGCGGCGTAA
- the rsmA gene encoding 16S rRNA (adenine(1518)-N(6)/adenine(1519)-N(6))-dimethyltransferase RsmA, protein MARTIRVNAKRRPRLGQNFLSDPHAAQRIVDALGDLSGSTVVEIGPGRGALTDLLARRARRLIAIEVDRLLAAQLGLRYARQPNVEIVEADILSVDLSSLIAIEPGAVIPRRVGGRAVVVGNLPYYITSPILMRLFTFAGSIERIVVLVQREVAERVIARPGTRDYGVLSATAQLYARVEKLFTLPPGAFSPPPKVHSTLLRLTISPRDAELGIVAEEFVEFLKLCFGQKRKTLRNNLKFRYEEPAVLRALAEADVRGDVRAEALSLEKTAALFHSLRHRTPAIE, encoded by the coding sequence ATGGCACGGACAATCAGGGTCAACGCAAAGCGGCGGCCGCGACTCGGCCAGAATTTTCTTTCCGACCCGCACGCCGCCCAGCGCATCGTAGATGCCCTCGGCGACCTCTCCGGCTCCACCGTAGTCGAGATCGGACCGGGACGCGGAGCGCTTACGGACCTTCTGGCCCGCCGTGCCCGCCGCCTCATCGCCATCGAAGTCGACCGCCTGCTGGCCGCGCAGCTTGGTTTGCGCTATGCCCGCCAACCCAATGTTGAGATCGTCGAGGCCGACATCCTCTCCGTCGACCTTTCCTCTCTTATCGCCATTGAACCCGGCGCGGTGATTCCCCGTCGTGTCGGCGGCAGGGCGGTCGTGGTCGGAAACCTGCCCTACTACATCACCTCGCCCATTCTCATGCGCCTGTTCACGTTTGCCGGCTCCATCGAGCGCATTGTCGTTCTGGTGCAGCGTGAAGTAGCCGAGCGCGTCATCGCACGCCCCGGCACGCGGGATTACGGCGTCCTGTCCGCCACAGCCCAACTTTACGCCCGCGTGGAGAAACTCTTCACTCTCCCGCCCGGCGCCTTTTCGCCCCCGCCCAAGGTGCATTCCACCTTGTTGCGGCTTACCATATCCCCGAGGGACGCCGAGCTGGGGATCGTCGCCGAAGAGTTCGTGGAATTCCTCAAGCTCTGTTTCGGACAAAAGCGCAAGACGCTGCGAAACAATTTGAAGTTCCGTTACGAGGAGCCGGCAGTTCTGCGGGCGTTGGCCGAGGCGGACGTTCGCGGTGACGTCCGCGCCGAGGCGCTCTCGTTGGAGAAGACCGCGGCTTTGTTCCACAGTCTTCGTCACAGGACGCCGGCGATTGAATGA
- the amrB gene encoding AmmeMemoRadiSam system protein B: MSTAVREPAVAGYFYPGRAETLLRDVRSYIGSPSGKLRAVGCVAPHAGYMYSGHVAGAVYARLELPRRFLILCPNHTGAGEPLAIMSRGAWRTPLGDVRIDEPLAAQLLARCDLLSDDALAHRSEHALEVQLPFLQALRTDFVFVPIAIGVGSFQPLAELGDAIAEVIAAHSEPVLIIASSDMNHYESDAVTRVKDAKAIEPMLAVDARRLYDVVRNEQISMCGFGPAVTMLTAAKRLGATQAELVKYATSGDVSGDRARVVGYAGIVVH, translated from the coding sequence ATGAGCACCGCAGTGCGCGAACCCGCCGTGGCCGGCTATTTCTATCCCGGCCGGGCGGAGACTCTGCTCCGGGACGTGCGCTCTTACATCGGGTCGCCCTCCGGGAAACTGCGCGCCGTGGGCTGTGTGGCGCCGCACGCCGGTTACATGTATTCCGGACACGTCGCCGGCGCTGTGTACGCGCGCCTCGAGCTGCCTCGCCGCTTCCTGATTCTCTGCCCCAATCACACGGGTGCAGGTGAGCCGTTGGCCATCATGTCGCGCGGCGCATGGCGCACGCCGCTGGGGGACGTCCGCATCGACGAACCCCTGGCCGCACAGCTCCTGGCGCGCTGCGATCTGCTGAGCGACGACGCGCTCGCCCATCGCTCCGAGCATGCGCTGGAGGTGCAGCTTCCCTTCCTGCAGGCGCTTCGCACCGACTTTGTGTTCGTGCCGATCGCGATCGGGGTCGGCTCGTTTCAGCCGCTGGCCGAGCTGGGTGACGCAATCGCCGAGGTCATCGCCGCACACAGCGAACCCGTTCTGATCATCGCCTCCAGCGACATGAACCACTACGAATCGGACGCAGTCACGCGCGTCAAGGACGCCAAGGCCATTGAACCTATGCTGGCTGTGGACGCGCGCCGGCTCTACGACGTCGTCCGCAACGAGCAGATCAGCATGTGCGGCTTCGGGCCGGCCGTCACCATGCTGACCGCGGCCAAACGCCTGGGTGCGACCCAAGCCGAACTAGTGAAGTACGCTACGTCGGGTGATGTTTCCGGCGACCGCGCTCGTGTCGTTGGATACGCAGGCATCGTCGTCCATTGA
- a CDS encoding FecR family protein: MTIRKLGPVPVVALVALAATLFVPAAFADSSVRIVRLSYADGDVYLDRRDGRGFERAVMNMPVAHGNRVQTGHGALAEVEFEDGDTIRLTPNTLVELQELGLRGSGQRYTVALLEDGTAYFDLNENRDDDFHVLAGRQEITLRKDSRFRLTVGQRQMELAVYKGEVTVSGPGTVVAVRKNETFNLDFEDPGRYYLARSIEEGSYDQWNRDRDDYRERYSRSSYSNGSSYGGYSSYAGYGWSDLNYYGNYIFVPGYGYVWRPFFVDAYWNPYLNGAWVYYPGFGYMWVSAYPWGWLPYRYGGWFYLSGYGWCWQLGHNRWRWNNWHTVTPVYRAPRGFTAPAPPSRSAGAVVPVGSGLQPIVPNRNDGERGAPGRRRAVIEDLQTSGNPQGNAFRGGITTTRVEPEPAVERSRGDSSFGGGGVQRGGGVNSGSSGSEPTVMRGRTMDRDVGSRDAGVVSKGQSRAAPELRQEGRVADRGWRSFDSGGSSGRQASPGSGASTQARPAPSYRSSGGAAGGYSGGRSAGGNYGGGARSSGGSSGGGASRGASSNPR, encoded by the coding sequence ATGACCATCCGAAAGCTGGGTCCTGTACCGGTGGTGGCGCTGGTTGCGCTGGCCGCCACCCTGTTCGTACCCGCCGCGTTTGCCGATTCCAGCGTGCGCATTGTGCGCTTGAGCTATGCCGACGGCGACGTGTACCTGGACCGCCGCGACGGCCGCGGTTTCGAGCGCGCCGTGATGAACATGCCGGTGGCGCACGGGAACCGCGTACAGACGGGACATGGCGCCCTGGCCGAGGTCGAGTTCGAGGACGGCGACACCATCCGGCTGACGCCCAACACCCTGGTCGAACTGCAAGAGCTGGGCCTGCGCGGTTCCGGACAGCGATATACCGTCGCCCTGCTGGAAGACGGCACGGCCTACTTCGATCTGAATGAGAATCGCGACGACGACTTCCACGTGCTGGCGGGACGCCAGGAAATCACCCTGCGCAAGGATTCGCGCTTCCGCCTGACCGTGGGCCAGCGCCAGATGGAACTGGCCGTGTACAAGGGCGAGGTTACCGTTTCCGGGCCGGGCACGGTCGTGGCCGTGCGTAAGAACGAGACCTTCAACCTGGATTTTGAAGATCCGGGCCGTTACTACCTGGCGCGCTCCATCGAAGAAGGCTCCTACGATCAGTGGAACCGTGACCGGGACGACTACCGCGAACGCTACTCCCGGTCCAGCTATTCCAACGGTTCGTCGTACGGCGGCTACTCTTCGTATGCGGGCTACGGCTGGAGCGATCTGAACTACTACGGGAACTATATCTTCGTGCCGGGGTACGGCTACGTGTGGCGTCCGTTCTTCGTGGACGCATACTGGAATCCCTACCTGAACGGCGCCTGGGTTTACTATCCCGGCTTCGGGTACATGTGGGTTTCGGCGTATCCGTGGGGCTGGCTGCCCTATCGTTACGGCGGTTGGTTCTACCTGTCGGGCTACGGATGGTGCTGGCAACTGGGCCATAACCGCTGGCGGTGGAACAACTGGCACACGGTGACGCCGGTGTACCGCGCGCCGCGCGGCTTCACCGCGCCGGCCCCTCCTTCCCGGTCGGCGGGCGCAGTCGTGCCCGTGGGAAGCGGCCTGCAGCCCATAGTTCCGAACCGCAACGACGGCGAGCGCGGAGCGCCCGGCCGCAGGCGGGCCGTGATCGAGGACCTCCAGACCTCAGGCAATCCGCAGGGTAACGCGTTCCGCGGCGGCATCACGACAACGCGAGTGGAGCCCGAGCCGGCCGTGGAGCGATCTCGCGGAGACTCCAGCTTCGGCGGCGGTGGCGTGCAGCGCGGTGGCGGAGTGAACTCAGGTTCGAGCGGCAGCGAACCCACTGTGATGCGTGGCCGGACCATGGATCGTGATGTGGGCAGCCGCGATGCTGGCGTGGTCAGCAAGGGTCAGTCGCGCGCCGCACCAGAATTACGTCAGGAGGGTCGAGTCGCAGACCGCGGTTGGCGCAGTTTTGACAGCGGCGGGAGTTCGGGCCGGCAGGCGAGCCCCGGCAGCGGCGCTTCAACGCAGGCGCGTCCAGCGCCGTCGTACCGGTCGTCGGGTGGAGCCGCCGGCGGTTATTCCGGAGGAAGGTCCGCGGGCGGGAACTACGGAGGGGGAGCACGCTCGTCCGGCGGCAGCAGCGGGGGCGGTGCAAGCAGAGGAGCCTCTTCGAATCCGCGCTGA
- the ruvC gene encoding crossover junction endodeoxyribonuclease RuvC: protein MRVLGIDCGSERTGFGVVELGVGSTLHCVAAGVIRLPVRDGLPRRLERIFQELSAVIVEHRPEMVAIEDVFHAANAKSALKLGHVRGVAMLAAAHAGLGVAEYAPLAVKSAVVGYGKAEKSQVQQMVARLLHLEALPEPPDVADALAIAICHLHTAATMAKHRSVAP, encoded by the coding sequence ATGCGGGTGCTCGGGATCGACTGCGGCAGCGAGAGGACCGGGTTCGGCGTCGTCGAGTTGGGAGTAGGCAGTACGCTGCACTGCGTGGCCGCGGGCGTCATCCGGTTGCCGGTGCGCGACGGGTTGCCGCGCCGCTTGGAGCGCATCTTCCAGGAGCTGTCCGCGGTGATTGTGGAGCACCGGCCCGAGATGGTGGCCATCGAGGACGTCTTCCACGCCGCCAACGCCAAATCGGCGCTCAAGCTGGGGCACGTGCGCGGCGTGGCCATGCTGGCGGCGGCGCACGCCGGCCTGGGCGTGGCCGAGTACGCGCCGCTGGCGGTCAAGTCGGCGGTGGTCGGCTACGGCAAGGCCGAGAAGTCCCAGGTGCAGCAGATGGTGGCACGCTTGCTCCATCTCGAGGCCCTGCCCGAGCCCCCGGACGTGGCCGACGCTCTGGCCATCGCCATCTGCCATTTGCACACCGCGGCCACCATGGCGAAACATCGGAGCGTTGCGCCGTGA
- a CDS encoding DUF3800 domain-containing protein, translating to MLLLTAYIDESGYGDQGIIVMGGFFGRDADWGLCGREWRSALGQRKGLHMSKLRWKNTKRIQALLKRLGPIPHECGLIPVWARLRVSDYSDLVEQTTLSRKLQHGYFVAAEFLGLILMNYVRLLDERIKIVFEYNEHFDRIIPVILKAYSMAFPAFVNHGVPCLAGVEFVPKDSTCLTQPADYLTYARLQEMRDPNSLRTRLCSPILERQPGVHVDVSRNAIRQLMSSKSQQELRELAREMEPHIQMLRKLHGKRKK from the coding sequence ATGCTTCTGTTAACTGCGTACATAGACGAAAGTGGCTACGGCGACCAGGGCATTATTGTCATGGGTGGCTTCTTTGGCAGAGATGCCGACTGGGGTCTTTGTGGGCGGGAATGGCGGAGCGCACTAGGCCAACGCAAGGGCCTCCACATGTCTAAACTCCGCTGGAAAAACACCAAACGCATTCAGGCGCTGCTCAAGAGATTGGGCCCAATACCGCACGAGTGTGGGTTGATTCCAGTGTGGGCGCGGTTGCGTGTTTCCGACTACTCCGACCTCGTTGAGCAAACTACTCTAAGCAGAAAGCTCCAGCACGGATATTTTGTCGCCGCAGAATTCCTTGGTCTAATTCTCATGAATTACGTCCGGCTGCTGGACGAGAGAATAAAGATCGTCTTTGAGTACAACGAGCATTTTGACCGGATAATTCCGGTAATCCTTAAGGCTTATTCGATGGCTTTTCCCGCCTTTGTCAATCACGGCGTCCCGTGCTTGGCTGGGGTCGAGTTCGTGCCGAAAGATTCCACCTGCCTTACGCAGCCCGCCGATTATCTGACGTATGCTCGCCTACAGGAAATGCGCGATCCCAATTCGCTGCGAACTAGGTTGTGTTCGCCAATATTGGAACGCCAGCCTGGTGTTCACGTGGATGTAAGCAGGAACGCTATACGGCAACTCATGTCCTCCAAATCACAACAGGAATTGCGGGAGTTGGCGCGGGAGATGGAGCCCCACATACAGATGCTGAGAAAATTGCACGGCAAACGGAAGAAATGA
- a CDS encoding IS1595 family transposase, which produces MKPKTLQEAIRYFGDPDNALAYMARLRWPNGVPICPICARTDAVFLKNQRRWQCKSVHKKRQFSVKVGTIFEDSPIPLDKWLTAVWMLVNCKNGISSYELGRAIGVTQKSAWFMLHRIRLATKGGGWVIQRKLGGPSGVEVKRLTYAELTGKVGETTPF; this is translated from the coding sequence ATGAAGCCCAAGACCCTGCAAGAAGCTATCCGGTACTTCGGAGACCCCGACAACGCCTTGGCCTATATGGCTAGGTTGCGCTGGCCGAACGGCGTTCCGATTTGTCCCATCTGCGCTCGGACTGATGCCGTGTTCCTCAAGAATCAGCGGAGGTGGCAGTGCAAGAGCGTTCACAAGAAGCGGCAGTTCAGTGTGAAGGTCGGAACCATCTTTGAGGACTCCCCGATCCCCCTGGATAAGTGGCTCACCGCAGTCTGGATGCTGGTCAACTGCAAGAACGGCATCAGCAGCTATGAACTCGGCAGGGCTATCGGCGTCACCCAGAAGTCGGCATGGTTTATGCTCCACCGCATTCGCCTCGCCACGAAGGGGGGTGGCTGGGTCATTCAGCGGAAGCTGGGTGGCCCAAGCGGAGTAGAAGTTAAGCGCCTCACCTATGCCGAGCTCACGGGCAAAGTTGGTGAAACGACGCCGTTCTAG
- a CDS encoding DUF962 domain-containing protein, with product MAREFKNYDQFFAFYVQQHSHPGNRALHAVGTASGILTVIVALALGKPLWAFLWIPIAYGFAWTGHFLLEHNKPATFGHPLWSFLSDFRMLGLMLTGRLGPWLERDRGPAA from the coding sequence ATGGCTCGCGAGTTCAAGAACTACGACCAGTTCTTCGCTTTCTACGTGCAGCAGCACAGCCACCCCGGCAACCGCGCCCTGCACGCCGTGGGCACCGCCTCGGGCATCCTCACTGTCATCGTCGCGCTGGCCTTGGGCAAACCACTCTGGGCCTTCCTCTGGATCCCCATCGCTTACGGCTTCGCCTGGACCGGCCATTTTCTGCTGGAGCACAACAAGCCCGCCACCTTCGGCCATCCCCTGTGGTCGTTCCTCAGCGACTTCCGCATGCTGGGCCTGATGCTGACCGGGCGCCTCGGTCCGTGGCTGGAGCGCGACCGTGGGCCCGCGGCCTGA